The Panicum virgatum strain AP13 chromosome 5K, P.virgatum_v5, whole genome shotgun sequence genome has a window encoding:
- the LOC120705706 gene encoding translation machinery-associated protein 22-like: MAAEKPAPVRVLYCGVCGLPAEYCEFGPDFERCKPWLRAHAPGVYPDELIASSSSGGGGGDKDVDKVGERLQGVGISDGSTSSAAGDGSASKPEEVKRLPGGKVKKKDKQEVVMEKIVRNKRKCVTVVKGLELFGVKLSDASKKLGKKFATGASVVKGPTEKEQIDVQGDISYDIVEFITDTWPDVPESAIFFIEDGRKVPAA; the protein is encoded by the exons atggcggcggagaAGCCGGCTCCGGTGCGCGTGCTCTACTGCGGCGTCTGCGGCCTCCCCGCGGAGTACTGCGAGTTCGGCCCCGACTTCGAGCGCTGCAAGCCCTGGCTGCGCGCCCACGCGCCCGGCGTCTACCCGGACGAGCTCATCGCCTCTTCCTCGTCCG gcggcggcggcggcgacaaggACGTGGACAAGGTCGGGGAGCGCCTACAGGGCGTGGGGATCTCGGACGGCTCCACCAGCAGCGCTGCAG GGGATGGTTCTGCATCTAAGCCGGAGGAGGTGAAACGCCTTCCTGGTGGTAAGGTCAAGAAAAAG GACAAGCAGGAGGTTGTGATGGAGAAGATTGTCCGCAACAAGCGCAAATGCGTCACTGTGGTGAAAGGACTTGAATTGTTTG GTGTAAAGCTGAGTGATGCATCgaagaagcttgggaagaagttTGCAACTGGAGCCTCCGTTGTTAAG GGCCCAACTGAGAAGGAGCAGATTGATGTTCAAGGTGACATATCATATGATATTGTGGAGTTTATTACAGATACGTGGCCTGAT GTACCTGAGTCTGCCATTTTCTTCATTGAAGATGGAAGGAAGGTTCCTGCTGCTTAA